The nucleotide window CTTCTTCTGTTCTTCATCTTCTCTTCCAGGTAAAAGTCCATCGCATATTCTGTTCTTATGGAGATAAGTTTCCACATACCCAACACCAACACCCAATTTGTTGGTGATGAAAATCGTCCTCCTGCTCAGGTAAGTCTGTTGTCACTTCTTTATTAGGAAAATATGAATTTACAACTAATGATTCCTTTGGTAATGCTATGTACCATTACCTTCTAGGTTTTCCATGAAAAAATCATGTCAGTGGCTGATGTTGGTACTGGAGTTGAGGAAGCTGTTGTCACTTTTAAGGGCATTGTAATCCTCACAACAAGGTAGCACATTGACATTGGGATGAAAAATCACCTAATCAGAACCAATGTGTCATTTGTGTATATTTGATTTTTGGTTTGTTTCTTTTGGTTTATataattttgttttcttcttttaaATGTATGACTTAGTATGCTCTTCATACAAGGGTCGGTATAGTGTTGAACTTCATTTATCATTCTTGCGACTCCAAGGAGAGGCTAAtgatttcaaaatttaatatagCAGTATTGTACGTCTTTTTTTGCTTCCAAAGGTTCAATTCTTTCACTAATGTAAGATAGTAATATTCATTGGTATAAGAGAGGGAAAATATATTTACAACCTCTTTAATATACTTTTCTATACTCTGTTTGTTTGGCAGTTCAACCAGCCTCATACTTTTGCCTCTTGATTGATCTGTTGTTCTAGATGCAAATGATAGGTACCTATTTTAACTGACATGTTTGGTTATCTTTCCCTTTCTACTCAAAATGCCAGATTGGCTATGTTGAATTTGAGAGGCATGCTGCTGGTGGCTCAAATATGCATTACATTGATCTTCTTATAAGATTAAAAACTGAGCAAGAACATTTATTTCAGAATATTCAGATAAATGAATATTACAATTTGTTTGACTTCATCAGGTTAGGTTAATAAGTTTTTCCATTGAGTTAGTAATTCTGGTCCTTTTGGCAATTCATTAACTGCTCTTTTACCATGCAGTTCTAAGGGTTTGAGGATTATGAACCTTGGAGATGTACGAACCGCAGATAGTGTAGCTGAGATTCTTCAAAATGATAATGATGATGCAGTTGATCCACATCTTGAACGCATTAAGAACGAAGCTGGTATAGGTGAAAGTGATGAGGAGGTATTTTTTTCTTTCCCCATCTTTATTTAGGTCTTTAATATGCACATGGTTATCTGTTTTTGAAATATGCATTGATTACAATTTTCACTTGGTCATCGAGTGATCCCTAAACACATTGGTTTTAGTAATAGTTATAGGAAAAATATCTAAACACATTCTAGATATTGACATCTGAGCTATTAGCTTCTGGCTATCCCTATTGATGAAGTTGTAAATGCAGGATGAGAACTTTATTATTGACAAGAACGACGGAGGTTCTCCAACTGATGATTCTGGGGAGGAAGAATCTGATGTTAGTGAAAGTGGAGATGAGAAAGAGGTAAGTCATTTTGTTCCTTCACATAGTTTATTCTTGTAAATGGAAATTGTCAACAAAGTATAATTTGGTATCTCACATTGAATTTCCAATTACAGAAACCTGCGAAAAAGGATCAAAGGAAGGAAGTTGTTGTTGCTACAGCTGCAACTGCCTCTTCTTCTAAAGAAAGTAAGAAGAAAGGTAGAGATGGACAAGATGatggaaagaagaagaaaaggaaaaagaaggatCCTAATGCACCAAAGAGGGCAATGACCGGCTTCTTCTATTTTTCATAGGCGGAAAAAGAGGTGGGTCTTATAAATATACATAGGCATTTATAGTGAAGAAATAGGGTAGCCAATAAACCGATTCCCTTGATTTGTAATGCTCATCTATATTAAAACACACTATTTCGACTTACATATCTATCTACTGTGAGCAATTCAGTAATACCTTGGGCTCTACGTCAAAGGTTTAACTTTGCAGGCTGCCTTAATCTGATGTATCAGACAGATAAACAGCAAGAACACAATTATATCAAACTTTGCAGCTTCTTAATTACCATTCTTGCTTGATGTCTGTTCCAAATCGATCTTTTCTTGCCATGACCGCTTCATGgtatttaagtttgatattagtATTTAAGTTTGGAAGTAGACATGATTGTCTGGTCTTGATTGTTGTCACTTTGAGATTGATGCCTTGCACCATACCGGAAAATCacttttgaaacaaataaaatcaATAATCACCCTTGTTAGGCGTGTAACTATGTGCAGCGCTAATATTAGAGTATAAGACTCCTAAAAAACATCATTGACTGTCATTTTCTGCTAGCAGCCTCGTATGTGGCTTAACGAAGTCCACCTATGTTCGCTACTAGTCTAACAATAAATACAAGAGTGGttgttattatgtttttatttctcaGGTTGGAGTTGGACCTGTGTTTTACTTAAGAATTACTCTGAAACACAAATGAATGGTTGCTTTGATGCAGAGATCTCTTTCATCAACCTTTCCTATTGAGAACCAGAACAACCTCGTGACAATGAGGACACTGAAGAATCATCTAGATAGGACAAAGAGCCTTCTATTCGTGAAGTGTATCGCGAATTTCCATTTGCTGTTGTTTCTAGCCATGTCTCGTGGCCTTGGTTCCGATGTTCTAGCACTAGCAACGTGTGTTAGCACAAAGACAGCAGTACCAAAAGGTTACCAGTTCCTAATCGAGTCCATGGCCAACACATCCTGATTCACTTATTATGCTTGGTCGTCTATTGGAAAATACTGTTTATTTATGATCATAACAACTTACTCTTTGTCATTGTTTACTAGCATCATTACAAATCTCAGTTATTCCTAGAATCTTAACATTATGCTTTACATTCAAAGCTGAAAATTGGTGAGCTGTCTCTGATACGAAATTTATGATAAAAAAATGTTTTCAAGTAAGAAGCATAGAAAAATTTTGGCTTCAAAAATTTTttcaaggttgaagatattgatacttttaatgtggtgtaatattagttatgcacttgAACAATATTATTGTTAGTATGTGGTGTATTACTAATTAtgcatttggataatattattaatttctagtattaattgtggtttggaagctaatttataattattcaatcttttattttttatttttataacacaattacaaataatttatttgactttggttgttttaatttatgacggttaatattctaacttaataattgagtattattatatgtttaatttgatttatttataataaatcatttcaatatatgtaaaattaatttaaagtataattttattaatatatatatataaatttattaatatatgtaaaagcAGTTTTCTAGAAAATATTTTCATGAAATCTACcaaacaatgaaaatattttatacagattcatccaaacaccagaaaagtaaatcatttccagaaaagtaaattatttttcaaaaatcattttccaaaaaatattttactggcaaacaaacAGAGCCGtagtttaataattatttacgagTTCTTATCTAAATAGACAATTCATTATTTTTAACCTCATACAAATAATGATTTAAATTCTTCCATTAATAAATGTAACAACCTCACCTTTGCACCGAAGATCTAAATCTCTCATCATTATAAAACCAAGTGACTGGTTTATTTTACTCACAAAATGTACATTTCAATGACAATTCCTAATGAATAGACTAAGTGCTAAATTCCCATTCCTTTTACCTACACAAGTCTTACTTATATATGCATTTTTAGACTTGTTGATACACTATtaaaaattacaataataatCTCCACCAAATAGACAACTAAAACATGACTAATAATATCCTAATAAAGACTAGATATCtcaaaatatctttaaaatagtCGAGTCAGTTTTCTTAAATCAAGAATCTGATTTGTTTAATTCGAATCAATCTAATTTTTTGTGAGTTGAGTGTAAAAATTAAACTATTCTTGCAAACATAAAGTCATAAATTGCTTTAGACCAAATTTGAATTTTAGAATCGACTTTGTTAGAAGGCTTTACTTGAATATCTCCTCAGTTTGAACAAAATTAAGTTTAAATCATAAAACGGATGAAGACGCttgtaattataaaaagaaaaatcataAATTGAATATAGTATTTctttattaaatatattatatgtttaattgataatattaaatatcattGATTGAGTAACGTGCaagtcttaaatatttttataattttatagtttttaacaATATAATATTCAACAaatacaataataatttaaattcatACTAAATAGgtgtttaataaaattttaattatcacTCCGTAAACTAAAAttcttataattttataattacttGATTCTGTCTTTGTTTATGTATTTTCATCTTGATcaatattttctaaattttaaatgttGGAAAAAGTGTCtttcataattttattttgataaa belongs to Gossypium arboreum isolate Shixiya-1 chromosome 7, ASM2569848v2, whole genome shotgun sequence and includes:
- the LOC128295200 gene encoding FACT complex subunit SSRP1-like, which produces MHYIDLLIRLKTEQEHLFQNIQINEYYNLFDFISSKGLRIMNLGDVRTADSVAEILQNDNDDAVDPHLERIKNEAGIGESDEEDENFIIDKNDGGSPTDDSGEEESDVSESGDEKEKPAKKDQRKEVVVATAATASSSKESKKKGRDGQDDGKKKKRKKKDPNAPKRAMTGFFYFS